Below is a genomic region from Armatimonadota bacterium.
AGGGAAGATCGCAGGCGTGCGGACCTATCTCAGGAACCGCCGACTGCTTTCGCCGACCACCGAGCGGGAGGCCTGACCGTCCTTTGCCCGGCGCGCGTTAGCCGCATCATCCTATCAGGAGCGCGACTCATGCGCATAGCCATCGTTACGGAGCACGTGAACAGGCGCGGCGGCCAGGAGAGGGTTGTGTGCGAGCTGGCGGAACGGCTCAGCCGCTATCATGAGGTGCACCTGTATTGCTTCTCGGCCCAGGGACTGCGGGGTGAGCGCCTGTCCGTGCACAAGATGTGGTGCCCCTTCCACAGCTCCACCCTGGAGGGATTCTGGATCTTGATCGCCTCCTGGTTCGCGCTGCGGAATGCCCGGTTCGACGCCATCATGTCACAGGGCGGCAACAGCCTGGTCCAGAACTGCGTCATGCTCCACACCTGTCATGCACTGCGGGCCGAACGCACTCAGGCCGTGGAGTGGCGCTACCATCCGCCGAACCCTTTCAAACGCCTGTTTCAGTGGTTCCGCTCCCGCACATTCCTGCACTTCGAGGGCCGCGCTGTCCGTAAGTGTCGGGGTGCGGTCATGACGGTCTCGCGGTTCCTGAAAGACTACGTGATGGCGCAGCACGGTCTCTCGGAAGCCGAGGTGCAGGTCACGGAGAATGGCGTCGACCACGCTGTGTTCCGTCCCGAGACCCGCAAGCTGTATCGCAATCGGGTCCGCGACAAACTGGGCATTCCGCGGGATGCCTTTGTCATCCTGTTTCTGGGAGGTCGCTGGTTTGACAAAGGCGTGCCTTTCCTGATCGAGGCCCTCGGCAAGATGCCCGAACGGACTGCTTACCTGGTCATCGTGGGCAAAGGTGACGTGGGCTTCTTCACCAGGTTCGCGCGTGACAATGGTGTTGAGGATCGTGTACGATTTGTGGCGCCAACAGGGTCTCCGCAGTGGTTCTACGGGATGGCTGACTGCTTCGGGTTCCCCAGTGATGCAGAGGGCTTCCCGTTGGTTATCGGCGAGGCCGCGTCGTGCGGTCTTCCCTTGATCACCACGGCGGTGGGCGGATCTGAGCATCTTGTGGAGGACGGAGTGAGCGGCTACATCGTGCCCCCGGATGCCGATGTGATCGCGGAGAAACTACAGATCCTCGCCGCTGATCCAGCGTTACTCGCGAAGATGCGGCGCGCGGTTCAGAGGAAGGCTAGCAAGCTGTCCTGGGACTATCAGGCCGAGCAGGTGCGCGCGCTTCTTGAGGCCTGGTTTGGTGACAATGAAGCCCCGTACAGCACCCATGACCCGTCGGGGGGGCAAAGCAATTGAAGATCGCCGCAATCAGTCACTCGTGCGTGATCGATGTGAACCAGCAGATCTACGTGGAGCTGCTCAAGCATCCCGGCGTTGAAATGCTGCTCATCGCCCCCAACCGCTGGTATTCATCGCTGCGCGGTGATACGGTCTTCGAGGCCCTTCCCGAGTTGCGTGGCTATTGCAAGCCGCTCCACGCACGGTTCGCGGGGTCGATCCACTTCCACTGGTACCCGCGTCTGGGCGATGCCCTGGCTGAATTTCGTCCCGACATCATCTTCGCCGATGAAGAGCCCTATTCGTTGGTGACCACACAGGCGCTGCAGTGGCAGCGGCGCCTCAACTGCAAGTTCGCCTTCTACACCAAGCAGAACCTCTACAAGCAGTACCTCCCGCCGTTCTCATTCATGCAGGCCCGGGCGCTCGCACGAGCGGACCACGCGCTGGTGATCAGCGAGGAAGCGGCGGAGGTCCTGCGCCAGAAGGGCTACAAGGGCAGTCTTACCGAACTCCCGCACGGGGTGGACCCCGAACTGGTCAAGCCCAAGGACAGCTCGGAACTCCGCGCGCGCCTGGGAATCCAGGGCCCGGTTATCGGGTATCTTGGGCGGATCGCCGCGGAAAAAGGCGTCTGGGACCTGCTCACCGCGGCCCGGATTCTGGTCAAGCGTATGGGACCGGTGTTCACCGTGGTGCTTATTGGCGACGGCCCGGCCCGGGAACGTCTC
It encodes:
- a CDS encoding glycosyltransferase family 4 protein; this encodes MRIAIVTEHVNRRGGQERVVCELAERLSRYHEVHLYCFSAQGLRGERLSVHKMWCPFHSSTLEGFWILIASWFALRNARFDAIMSQGGNSLVQNCVMLHTCHALRAERTQAVEWRYHPPNPFKRLFQWFRSRTFLHFEGRAVRKCRGAVMTVSRFLKDYVMAQHGLSEAEVQVTENGVDHAVFRPETRKLYRNRVRDKLGIPRDAFVILFLGGRWFDKGVPFLIEALGKMPERTAYLVIVGKGDVGFFTRFARDNGVEDRVRFVAPTGSPQWFYGMADCFGFPSDAEGFPLVIGEAASCGLPLITTAVGGSEHLVEDGVSGYIVPPDADVIAEKLQILAADPALLAKMRRAVQRKASKLSWDYQAEQVRALLEAWFGDNEAPYSTHDPSGGQSN
- a CDS encoding glycosyltransferase family 4 protein, with translation MKIAAISHSCVIDVNQQIYVELLKHPGVEMLLIAPNRWYSSLRGDTVFEALPELRGYCKPLHARFAGSIHFHWYPRLGDALAEFRPDIIFADEEPYSLVTTQALQWQRRLNCKFAFYTKQNLYKQYLPPFSFMQARALARADHALVISEEAAEVLRQKGYKGSLTELPHGVDPELVKPKDSSELRARLGIQGPVIGYLGRIAAEKGVWDLLTAARILVKRMGPVFTVVLIGDGPARERLADAARVQLPPGLFRFTGSVAHNAVPDYLNLMDMLVLPSRTQTHWKEQFGRVLVEASGCGIPLVGSSSGHIPSLINRTAGGLIFREGDPTDLADKMQTLLEDPELARKFGENGRRAVLAEFTYEKVAGVLYEALSQTVSG